The Meriones unguiculatus strain TT.TT164.6M chromosome 6, Bangor_MerUng_6.1, whole genome shotgun sequence genome has a window encoding:
- the Iho1 gene encoding interactor of HORMAD1 protein 1: MNFNVWNIKEMFSIPSGSGVTKPSNWKSNQTDCSLSDSQFLFGSQFCPENSETLLASLDADVNSRHQKQTQQSSVDNEPSIFTKYQTKPQLFGGDTKDEGLFSIPLPAGKSKGLLKQFEEKKRRATDKCDSELLYNFVSHFQEVINKLQTSVEKSEKHLSSRSQSILDSLESIAETFQETARVQHDLMVEAVQEKSSMEQTILEIRKRSEARQADFIEMKSNLKNLEVLVAQQSNNFQQLCENLGQLNVPSILEELKKFASVSQVAQHLKDSSSQTSPSLAQSPHFTMQEKYPSEEPATWQAQVSLAGNPSKSFQRPGKFAGAESDGFQKAALPADGPHRGNEHVKNKIYCKNWVMTTRSLSNRCSNLPSQEVASDWDQIAQEASQLGLNKCEARVKNTCPEYETQSMFSFDSFEQSAAEQKGGTCRKGRKSKKQPSRKSKRGRYLARKQEQTPRKECAFVSKHHSSQSPVSSSQGPLLRRLAPRGSTKSACQNLEGTVKTSKAAQGNRLQSTQSFSSFQGEQQINWFTDLSLEIPEPPLFKKGGKNLLCDPDFDSSDDNL, encoded by the exons ATGAATTTTAATGTCTGGAATATCAAGGAGATGTTCAGTATTCCCTCAGGCTCTGG GGTCACTAAACCATCTAACTGGAAGAGCAATCAGACTGATTGTTCTCTCAGTGACTCTCAGTTCCTCTTTGGATCTCAGTTTTGTCCAGAAAATTCAGAGACTCTGTTAGCATCCTTGGATGCTGATGTCAACTCAAGACACCAAAAACAGACTCAACAGAGTTCTGTAGAT AATGAACCTAGTATTTTCACAAAATACCAGACGAAGCCCCAGTTGTTTGGAGGTGATACAAAGGATGAAGGCTTATTTTCTATtcctttgccagctggaaaatcaaaaggactcttgaaacagtttgaggagaaaaaacGAAGGGCAACGGACAAATGTGACAG TGAGTTGCTGTACAACTTTGTTTCTCATTTTCAAGAAGTTATTAACAAG TTGCAGACATCTGTGGAAAAGTCTGAGAAACATCTCAGTTCAAGAAGCCAATCTATTTTGGATTCTTTGGAGTCCATAGCTGAGACAT TTCAAGAGACTGCACGGGTCCAGCATGACCTGATGGTTGAGGCAGTACAGGAAAAAAGCAGTATGGAGCAGACCATCCTTGAGATACGGAAGAGATCTGAAGCT AGACAAGCAGATTTTATAGAGATGAAATCCAACCTCAAGAACCTTGAAGTTTTAGTTGCCCAGCAAAGTAATAACTTCCAGCAGCTTTGTGAGAACCTGGGCCAGCTCAATGTGCCTAGTATCCTAGAGGAGCTGAAAAAATTTGCCTCTGTGTCTCAGGTGGCCCAGCATCTGAAAGACAGCTCCTCCCAGACCTCACCGTCTCTGGCTCAGAGCCCTCATTTTACCATGCAGGAAAAATATCCCTCTGAGGAGCCAGCTACTTGGCAGGCCCAGGTGTCTCTTGCAGGGAATCCCAGCAAGAGTTTCCAGAGGCCTGGGAAGTTTGCAGGGGCAGAGAGTGATGGTTTTCAAAAGGCTGCATTGCCAGCGGATGGGCCCCATAGAGGAAATGAGCATGTAAAGAATAAGATTTACTGCAAGAACTGGGTTATGACAACCAGGAGCCTCAGCAACCGCTGCTCTAACCTCccaagccaggaggtggccagtgACTGGGATCAAATTGCCCAAGAAGCTTCTCAGCTGGGCTTAAATAAGTGTGAAGCCAGAGTAAAGAATACCTGCCCCGAATATGAAACCCAAAGCATGTTTTCTTTTGACTCATTTGAACAGTCAGCAGCTGAACAGAAAGGTGGGAcctgcagaaaagggaggaaaagcAAGAAGCAGCCATCCAGGAAGTCAAAGAGAGGCAGGTATTTAGCTAGGAAGCAAGAACAGACCCCAAGGAAGGAATGTGCTTTTGTCTCTAAGCATCACAGTTCTCAGTCTCCAGTTTCTAGCTCACAAGGGCCCCTCTTGCGTCGGCTGGCTCCAAGAGGCTCCACGAAGTCAGCCTGTCAGAATTTGGAAGGAACAGTGAAGACCAGTAAGGCAGCACAAGGGAACCGCCTGCAGTCTACTCAGAGTTTCAGCAGTTTCCAGGGGGAGCAGCAGATAAACTGGTTCACTGACCTCAGCCTCGAAATCCCAGAGCCGCCTCTGTttaagaagggagggaagaatttGCTCTGTGATCCAGATTTTGATAGCAGCGATGATAACTTGTAG